In one Culex quinquefasciatus strain JHB chromosome 2, VPISU_Cqui_1.0_pri_paternal, whole genome shotgun sequence genomic region, the following are encoded:
- the LOC6041498 gene encoding peroxisomal biogenesis factor 19, which yields MSEANKKPAAGGASDDKELDDLLDSALEDFNKEDKKTTGAGGGEGQHDDPPTEQLWNEEFINSQTKLFEEKMAALFGGGGSGEGSGGPVDAEHIALGFQRIAEAAALAVRGDPADVAAAPEGVDPSISQSITDALRGLSEGRENLQTPFNPEDIAGMFGNIDLNESGENNAFLPFMQTMMQSLLSAEVLLPSLKDLTDKYPDWLRENGDKVPKEDKERYEQQLKLMEDVCRELEKEKPDDPADVKRTRFQKVLEMMQSMQDLGQPPADLVGDLGAPGNLNLPTLDPAAFSDPNQCPTS from the exons ATGTCAGAGGCCAACAAGAAGCCAGCGGCGGGCGGTGCTTCCGACGACAAGGAGTTGGACGATCTGCTAGACA GTGCCCTGGAAGATTTCAACAAGGAGGACAAGAAGACGACGGGCGCTGGCGGTGGTGAGGGGCAGCATGATGATCCTCCGACGGAGCAGCTGTGGAATGAGGAATTTATCAA TTCACAGACGAAGCTGTTTGAGGAGAAAATGGCAGCACTTTTCGGTGGGGGCGGCAGCGGTGAGGGATCCGGAGGGCCGGTGGACGCAGAACATATCGCACTCGGCTTTCAGCGGATTGCGGAAGCAGCGGCGTTGGCCGTGCGGGGTGACCCAGCAGACGTGGCAGCCGCACCGGAAGGCGTCGATCCGTCGATTAGTCAGAGTATAACTGACGCACTGCGGGGTCTGAGCGAGGGCCGCGAGAACCTGCAAACGCCGTTCAACCCGGAGGACATTGCCGGCATGTTCGGAAACATCGACCTGAACGAAAGCGGAGAAAACAACGCCTTTTTGCCGTTCATGCAGACGATGATGCAGAGTCTGCTGTCGGCCGAGGTGCTGCTGCCGAGTCTGAAAGACCTCACCGACAAGTATCCGGACTGGCTGCGGGAAAACGGCGACAAGGTGCCAAAGGAGGACAAGGAACGGTACGAGCAGCAGCTCAAGCTGATGGAGGACGTGTGCCGCGAGCTGGAAAAGGAAAAACCGGACGATCCGGCCGACGTCAAGCGGACGCGGTTCCAAAAGGTGCTGGAGATGATGCAGAGCATGCAGGATCTGGGCCAGCCACCGGCCGATCTGGTCGGGGATTTGGGCGCACCCGGAAACCTGAACCTGCCCACGCTAGATCCGGCCGCGTTCAGCGATCCCAACCAGTGCCCGACGAGCTAG